The Arachis ipaensis cultivar K30076 chromosome B07, Araip1.1, whole genome shotgun sequence genome includes a window with the following:
- the LOC107608009 gene encoding uncharacterized protein LOC107608009 — translation MGNSLRCCLACVLPCGALDLIRIVHLNGYVEEITGPITAGEVLKANPNHVLSKPSSEGVVRRILILSPETELKRGSIYFLIPASSLPADKRRHMNGSSCKKGSSITKSNHHKETSDHSRRQNVPIQNEIVSKDKRCSRRRDRRSNGGRSGSWQPHLESILEDLS, via the coding sequence ATGGGTAATAGCTTAAGGTGCTGTTTGGCTTGTGTTCTTCCGTGTGGAGCACTAGATTTGATCCGCATAGTTCATTTGAATGGCTATGTTGAAGAGATCACAGGTCCAATCACAGCCGGGGAAGTTCTGAAGGCAAATCCAAACCATGTTCTAAGCAAACCAAGCTCTGAAGGCGTGGTTCGCCGGATTTTGATATTGTCGCCGGAGACGGAGCTTAAGAGGGGAAGCATATATTTCTTGATCCCGGCATCATCGCTACCAGCTGATAAGAGAAGACACATGAATGGCAGCAGTTGCAAGAAAGGATCATCTATCACCAAAAGTAATCATCATAAAGAGACTTCTGACCACAGTAGACGCCAAAATGTTCCTATTCAAAATGAAATTGTTTCTAAAGACAAAAGATGTTCTCGGCGAAGAGATCGCCGGAGTAATGGCGGCCGCTCCGGGAGTTGGCAGCCGCATTTGGAAAGCATCTTGGAAGACTTGTCATAG